The following are encoded together in the Drosophila takahashii strain IR98-3 E-12201 chromosome X, DtakHiC1v2, whole genome shotgun sequence genome:
- the LOC108066696 gene encoding uncharacterized protein, giving the protein MVLNMTRGNLAHLIYGTALLTAISVTPLVTLESRLGYPKRINSAKFFYPNILGPAIVSLVLTILTMVPRLMNPNRWHKENKGFFLLMLPWILFCCLKFAHNFELLSKTTVHVWDEEVWMNLMVLLLVAYCLIFCLALEQMLSWCTIYLMMTDDMITWRLYLERRLME; this is encoded by the coding sequence ATGGTCCTAAATATGACTCGTGGGAACCTGGCGCATCTGATCTACGGAACGGCGCTTCTAACGGCGATCAGTGTGACTCCTTTGGTCACCTTGGAATCACGCTTGGGTTACCCTAAGCGCATAAACAGCGCAAAGTTCTTCTATCCGAATATCCTGGGCCCCGCCATTGTGTCCCTGGTGCTGACCATCCTGACAATGGTGCCCCGCCTGATGAACCCGAATCGCTGGCACAAGGAAAATAAGGGGTTCTTCCTACTGATGCTGCCCTGGATCCTGTTCTGCTGCCTCAAGTTCGCCCATAACTTCGAACTGCTGTCCAAGACAACCGTACATGTGTGGGATGAGGAAGTCTGGATGAACCTAATGGTCCTTCTCCTCGTCGCCTACTGTCTTATCTTCTGTTTGGCCCTGGAACAGATGCTCTCCTGGTGCACGATCTACCTTATGATGACCGATGATATGATCACCTGGCGGCTTTACCTGGAGAGAAGGCTTATGGAGTAA